One window of the Thermasporomyces composti genome contains the following:
- the hemB gene encoding porphobilinogen synthase produces the protein MGFPEIRPRRLRATPALRRLVSETEVPPRSLVLPLFVREGATEPIPVPSMPGVVQHTLDSLRKAAVEAVEAGVGGLMLFAIPREKDAVGSAATDPDGILNVAIREVVAEVGDASVVMADLCLDEFTDHGHCGVLTAEGDVDNDATLERYAQMAVAQAEAGVHMVGPSGMMDGQVGVIRRALDAAGHTGVGVLAYSAKYASAFYGPFRDAVESSLRGDRRTYQQDPANAVEALREVALDVAEGADVVMVKPALGYLDVVRRVKDAVDVPVAAYNVSGEYAMVEAAAQRGWIDRERAIRETLTSIRRAGADIVLTYWATEVARDFR, from the coding sequence ATGGGGTTCCCGGAGATTCGTCCCCGACGACTGCGGGCGACGCCGGCGCTCCGGCGGCTGGTGTCCGAGACCGAGGTGCCGCCGCGATCGCTGGTGCTTCCCCTGTTCGTCCGTGAGGGGGCGACCGAGCCGATCCCGGTGCCGTCCATGCCGGGTGTGGTCCAGCACACCCTCGACTCGTTGCGGAAGGCGGCCGTGGAGGCGGTCGAGGCTGGCGTTGGCGGGCTCATGCTGTTCGCGATCCCGCGCGAGAAGGACGCGGTCGGCTCGGCTGCCACGGATCCCGACGGCATCCTCAACGTCGCCATCCGCGAGGTGGTCGCGGAGGTCGGCGACGCCAGCGTCGTCATGGCCGACCTGTGCCTCGACGAGTTCACCGACCACGGGCACTGCGGCGTGCTGACCGCGGAGGGGGACGTCGACAACGACGCCACGCTGGAGCGCTACGCGCAGATGGCGGTCGCCCAGGCCGAGGCGGGCGTCCACATGGTCGGTCCGAGCGGGATGATGGACGGCCAGGTCGGGGTGATCCGGCGTGCCCTCGACGCCGCCGGTCACACCGGCGTGGGCGTGCTGGCGTACTCGGCGAAGTACGCGTCGGCGTTCTACGGGCCGTTCCGGGACGCGGTCGAGTCGAGCCTGCGCGGCGACCGCCGGACGTACCAGCAGGACCCGGCGAACGCGGTCGAGGCGCTGCGAGAGGTCGCCCTCGACGTGGCCGAAGGCGCTGACGTGGTGATGGTCAAGCCGGCGCTGGGGTACCTCGACGTCGTTCGCCGGGTGAAGGACGCGGTCGACGTCCCCGTCGCGGCCTACAACGTCTCGGGTGAGTACGCCATGGTGGAGGCCGCCGCGCAGCGCGGCTGGATCGACCGTGAGCGGGCGATCCGCGAGACTCTCACCTCGATCCGACGCGCAGGCGCCGACATCGTGCTCACCTACTGGGCGACCGAGGTCGCGCGCGACTTCCGCTGA
- a CDS encoding glutamyl-tRNA reductase translates to MSLLVVGLSHRGAPIDVLERVVPAPEGVEKFLEEVVQCPRVAAAVVLATCNRVEVYAEVERFHGGVEQLTELLARRAGVTTAELTPYLYVRYEEGAVSHLFSVACGLDSMVVGETQILGQVKAALRTAQDAETVGSTLNAVFQHALRVGKRAHAETDLGRAGRSVVTAALERAARVLGDLTGRSALIVGAGSMAALAATTLRRDHDARVVIVNRTLERARRLAENVSGRAVAMSDLAVELPAADLVISCTGAVGTVLSGERLASAVAARAGAPLVVCDLALPRDVEPGAGDLAGVTLIDLESLAAGGGETSGAAASDIEAVRSIVAEEVAAFAASRRAAAAVPTVVALRTMAAEVVDAELRRLASRLPDLDETVRSEVEWTVRRVVDKLLHAPTIRVKELAEQPVETSYADALRTLFALDQATVEAVTNADPMRPVERPEPGEETTGVAS, encoded by the coding sequence ATGAGCCTGCTCGTTGTCGGCTTGTCCCACCGAGGAGCGCCCATCGACGTGCTGGAGCGGGTTGTCCCGGCTCCCGAGGGCGTCGAGAAGTTCCTCGAGGAGGTTGTCCAGTGCCCGCGAGTCGCGGCGGCGGTTGTCTTGGCGACCTGCAACCGCGTCGAGGTCTACGCCGAGGTGGAGCGCTTCCACGGTGGCGTCGAGCAGCTGACGGAGCTGCTGGCGCGGCGCGCTGGCGTCACGACCGCCGAGCTCACGCCCTACCTGTACGTGCGGTACGAGGAAGGCGCGGTGAGCCACCTGTTCTCGGTGGCGTGTGGCTTGGACTCCATGGTGGTCGGCGAGACGCAGATCCTCGGCCAGGTCAAGGCCGCGTTGCGCACGGCCCAGGACGCCGAGACGGTGGGCTCGACGCTCAACGCCGTGTTCCAGCACGCGCTGCGGGTGGGCAAGCGAGCCCACGCCGAGACCGACCTAGGCCGGGCTGGGCGCTCCGTGGTGACGGCCGCGCTCGAGCGTGCCGCCCGGGTGTTGGGTGACCTCACCGGGCGTTCGGCGCTCATCGTGGGCGCCGGGTCCATGGCCGCCCTCGCCGCGACCACCCTGCGCCGGGACCACGACGCGCGCGTGGTGATCGTCAACCGCACCCTCGAACGTGCCCGCCGGTTGGCCGAGAACGTGTCCGGTCGGGCCGTCGCGATGAGCGACCTCGCCGTCGAGCTGCCGGCCGCCGACCTCGTCATCTCCTGCACCGGCGCGGTCGGCACGGTCCTCAGCGGCGAGCGACTGGCGTCCGCGGTCGCGGCCCGGGCCGGCGCGCCCCTCGTGGTCTGCGACCTCGCCTTGCCTCGCGACGTCGAGCCCGGTGCCGGGGATCTCGCCGGCGTGACGCTCATCGACCTGGAAAGCCTGGCGGCCGGCGGTGGCGAGACCTCAGGTGCCGCCGCCAGCGACATCGAGGCGGTCCGCTCGATCGTCGCCGAGGAGGTCGCGGCGTTCGCGGCGTCCAGGCGGGCGGCCGCGGCGGTCCCCACGGTGGTGGCGCTGCGGACGATGGCGGCGGAGGTCGTCGACGCGGAGCTGCGCCGCTTGGCGAGCCGTCTGCCCGACCTGGACGAGACGGTTCGGTCCGAGGTGGAGTGGACGGTCCGCCGCGTGGTCGACAAGCTGCTGCACGCGCCGACGATCCGGGTGAAGGAGCTGGCCGAGCAGCCCGTGGAGACCTCCTACGCCGACGCGCTGCGCACGCTGTTCGCGCTCGACCAGGCCACCGTCGAGGCGGTCACCAACGCGGACCCGATGCGCCCTGTGGAACGTCCGGAGCCGGGCGAGGAGACGACGGGGGTCGCATCGTGA
- a CDS encoding uroporphyrinogen-III synthase: protein MTAKNKTTKKSQGSVSFVGVGPGDPALVTARAKELLERADVVAGELATFEAVLSAYVSDEAERIELTEDSVTPAEAGRVLAKHAKEGRHVVRLYRGDPFLDGHAAEHVAAFVRHNVPFEVTPGLPIASAVPTYAGIPLMTAKVREVRIVDVSAGEPEWETFSDGSATHVITGVTDNLKDITGMLVKAGREPSTPASVTTAGTTTNQRTVEGTLETLAQEVKAAKVEGPFVLVVGPTVPQRDKLSWFETKPLFGWRVLVPRTKEQAAALSKLLRQYGAVPEEVPTISVEPPRNPQQLDRAITGLVTGRYQWVAFTSVNAVRAVREKFEEYGLDARAFAGLKVAAVGDKTAEAIQAWGIKPDLVPSGEHSARGLLEDWPPYDPVLDPINRVFLPRADIATETLVAGLIELGWEVDDVTAYRTVRAAPPPAPIREAIKTGKFDAVAFTSSSTVRNLVGIAGKPHATTVIAAIGAQTARTAEEHGLRVDVQPEEASIEALAEALAEFGAARRAAQIEAGEPVTKPSERKAGSRRRAR, encoded by the coding sequence GTGACCGCGAAGAACAAGACCACGAAGAAGTCCCAGGGCTCGGTGTCCTTCGTTGGTGTCGGGCCGGGCGACCCGGCGCTTGTCACGGCGAGGGCCAAGGAGTTGCTGGAGCGGGCGGATGTCGTCGCGGGCGAGCTCGCGACCTTTGAGGCTGTGCTGTCCGCCTACGTATCCGACGAGGCCGAACGGATCGAGCTGACCGAGGACTCCGTCACTCCGGCGGAGGCCGGTCGCGTGTTGGCCAAGCACGCGAAGGAGGGCCGTCACGTCGTCCGTCTCTACCGTGGCGATCCCTTCCTCGACGGGCACGCGGCCGAGCACGTGGCGGCGTTCGTCCGGCACAACGTGCCGTTCGAGGTGACGCCAGGTCTGCCGATCGCCAGCGCGGTGCCCACGTACGCCGGGATCCCGCTCATGACGGCCAAGGTGCGGGAGGTTCGGATCGTCGACGTGAGCGCGGGTGAACCGGAGTGGGAGACGTTCTCCGACGGCTCCGCGACACACGTCATCACCGGGGTCACCGACAACCTCAAGGACATCACCGGCATGCTCGTGAAGGCCGGGCGAGAGCCGTCCACGCCCGCCTCGGTGACCACGGCCGGCACGACCACCAACCAGCGGACCGTGGAGGGCACGCTCGAGACGCTGGCCCAGGAGGTCAAGGCCGCGAAGGTGGAGGGCCCGTTCGTCTTGGTCGTGGGCCCGACGGTGCCCCAGCGAGACAAGCTGTCGTGGTTCGAGACCAAGCCGCTGTTCGGGTGGCGCGTGCTGGTTCCACGCACCAAGGAACAGGCGGCCGCGCTGTCCAAGCTGCTCCGGCAGTACGGCGCGGTGCCCGAGGAGGTGCCGACCATCTCGGTGGAGCCGCCTCGGAACCCGCAGCAGCTCGACCGGGCGATCACGGGTCTGGTCACCGGCCGCTACCAGTGGGTGGCGTTCACCTCCGTCAACGCCGTCCGCGCGGTGCGGGAGAAGTTCGAGGAGTACGGCCTGGACGCGCGGGCCTTCGCAGGGCTGAAGGTCGCCGCCGTGGGCGACAAGACGGCCGAGGCGATCCAGGCGTGGGGGATCAAGCCCGATCTCGTCCCGTCCGGCGAGCACTCCGCCCGTGGCCTGCTCGAGGACTGGCCGCCGTACGACCCGGTGCTCGACCCCATCAATCGGGTGTTCCTGCCGCGGGCTGACATCGCGACCGAGACGCTGGTCGCCGGGCTCATCGAGCTCGGCTGGGAGGTTGACGACGTCACCGCGTACCGGACGGTGCGGGCGGCGCCTCCGCCGGCGCCCATCCGCGAGGCGATCAAGACCGGCAAGTTCGACGCGGTCGCCTTCACGTCCAGCTCGACGGTCCGGAACCTGGTCGGGATCGCGGGCAAGCCGCACGCGACGACGGTGATCGCGGCGATCGGTGCTCAGACGGCGCGGACCGCGGAGGAGCACGGCTTGCGGGTCGACGTCCAACCCGAGGAGGCGTCGATCGAGGCGCTCGCCGAGGCCCTCGCCGAGTTCGGCGCCGCCCGTCGAGCGGCACAGATCGAGGCGGGCGAGCCGGTGACCAAGCCGTCGGAGCGCAAGGCGGGGTCACGCCGGCGCGCCCGGTAG
- a CDS encoding glutaredoxin family protein — translation MARVTLYSKPGCHLCDDAREVIAAVCEDLGVDWVEVDITTDEELYRRWWEQIPVTFVDGRQHDFWRVDEARLRAALA, via the coding sequence ATGGCGAGGGTCACCCTTTACAGCAAGCCCGGCTGTCACCTGTGTGACGACGCGCGCGAGGTGATCGCGGCCGTGTGCGAGGACCTGGGCGTCGATTGGGTCGAGGTGGACATCACGACGGATGAAGAGCTGTACCGTCGGTGGTGGGAGCAGATCCCGGTGACCTTCGTCGACGGACGCCAGCACGACTTCTGGCGCGTCGACGAGGCGCGGCTGCGGGCGGCCCTGGCCTAG
- the hemC gene encoding hydroxymethylbilane synthase produces the protein MKLRIGTRASALAVTQTRTVATVLERLGIDVTLVEITTQGDRDRSPLRRIGGQGVFVAALRDALVNGEIDVAVHSLKDLPTQPHEALVLAAVPPREDPRDAVVARDGLNLQTLPRGARVGTGAPRRLAQLRLARGDDLTLVEIRGNVDTRLGKVHRGELDAVVLARAGLARLGREAEITHTLDPTEFVPAPGQGALAVECRRADESVVRALAQLDDPRTRAAVTAERAVLAELQAGCSAPMGAFAETTDGEEGGQLTLHAVVAAVDGSASVRLSTSGSLGEAERLGRELASALLAEGASRLIEERVT, from the coding sequence GTGAAGCTTCGGATCGGCACCCGTGCCAGCGCTCTGGCGGTCACCCAGACCCGGACGGTCGCCACGGTGCTGGAGCGGCTCGGCATCGACGTCACCCTCGTGGAGATCACCACGCAGGGCGATCGGGATCGCAGCCCGCTGCGTCGCATCGGCGGCCAGGGTGTCTTCGTCGCCGCGCTGCGCGACGCGCTCGTCAACGGTGAGATCGACGTCGCCGTCCACTCGCTGAAGGACCTGCCCACCCAGCCGCACGAGGCGCTGGTGCTCGCGGCCGTACCGCCCCGGGAGGATCCGCGCGACGCGGTCGTGGCACGGGACGGCCTCAACTTGCAGACGTTGCCACGAGGCGCGCGCGTGGGAACCGGTGCGCCCAGGCGACTCGCCCAGCTGCGGCTCGCCCGAGGGGACGACCTGACCTTGGTCGAGATTCGAGGCAACGTCGACACGCGGCTCGGCAAAGTTCACCGCGGCGAGCTCGACGCCGTCGTCCTCGCCAGGGCTGGGCTGGCTCGGCTCGGGCGCGAGGCCGAGATCACCCACACCTTGGACCCGACGGAGTTCGTGCCGGCGCCCGGCCAGGGCGCGCTCGCCGTCGAGTGCCGCAGGGCCGACGAGAGTGTGGTGCGCGCTCTCGCCCAGCTCGATGACCCACGCACCAGGGCGGCGGTGACCGCCGAGCGCGCCGTGCTGGCCGAGCTGCAAGCCGGCTGCAGCGCACCTATGGGAGCATTCGCCGAGACCACGGATGGCGAGGAGGGGGGCCAGCTCACCCTCCACGCCGTCGTGGCGGCGGTTGATGGCTCAGCAAGCGTCCGTCTGTCCACATCGGGATCTCTCGGCGAGGCGGAGAGACTCGGCCGTGAGCTCGCGTCCGCTCTCCTCGCTGAGGGAGCCAGCCGTTTGATCGAGGAACGCGTCACGTGA
- a CDS encoding TlpA family protein disulfide reductase has product MSRRLWSLVVVLVAVVSPLVACSGAGSSAEVTAETRYVSGGGTVTTVPPKQRRPAPPLRGTTLTGDVLDLASYRGRVVVLNVWGSWCPPCRKEAPDLVKAAKALEAKDVAFVGLNTRDLDPEPARAFVRTFEVPYPSVYDPNGEQLLGFRETLPANAIPSTLVIDTEGRVAARVLGPVDDRTLGHLVDDVVARG; this is encoded by the coding sequence GTGTCTCGTCGGTTGTGGTCGCTGGTGGTCGTGCTGGTCGCGGTGGTGAGTCCGCTCGTCGCATGCTCCGGTGCGGGCTCGTCCGCCGAGGTGACGGCCGAGACCCGGTACGTCAGCGGAGGCGGCACCGTCACGACGGTCCCGCCGAAGCAGCGCCGCCCCGCACCGCCACTGCGCGGCACGACGCTGACGGGTGACGTGCTGGACCTGGCGTCCTACCGGGGGCGGGTCGTGGTGCTCAACGTCTGGGGCTCCTGGTGCCCGCCGTGCCGCAAGGAGGCGCCCGACCTGGTGAAGGCGGCGAAGGCGCTCGAAGCCAAGGACGTCGCCTTCGTGGGGCTCAACACCCGTGACCTGGATCCCGAGCCGGCACGAGCGTTCGTCCGCACCTTCGAGGTGCCGTACCCCAGCGTCTACGACCCGAACGGGGAGCAGCTGCTCGGCTTCCGCGAGACGCTACCAGCCAACGCGATCCCGTCGACGCTCGTCATCGACACGGAGGGGCGCGTGGCCGCCCGGGTGCTCGGACCCGTGGACGACCGCACGCTCGGACATCTCGTGGACGACGTGGTAGCGCGGGGATGA
- the hemL gene encoding glutamate-1-semialdehyde 2,1-aminomutase, whose translation MPTASERLFARAQQVTPGGVNSPVRAFRAVGGTPRFITRAHGPYLVDVDGREYVDLIGSWGPMILGHAHPEVVAAVQAAVAAGTSYGTPTVPEVELAEEIVARTPVDRVRFVSSGTEATMSAIRLARAVTGRAKIVKFAGCYHGHVDALLASAGSGVATFGLPDSPGVTPAQAGDTLVLPYNDREAVRAAFERYGTEIAALITEAAPGNMGVVPPEDGFNAFLAQVCHDHGALFISDEVMTGFRASRSGWYGIDGVVPDLMTFGKVMGGGFPAAAFGGKAEYMEQLAPTGPVYQAGTLSGNPVATTAGLTTLRLATEQTYTQLNQIAANVADIVSSALTKEGVPHLVQFAGTLFSVFFVDPERIPRVRDFDDARSQEQHRFRAFFHAMLDGGVHLPPSPFEAWFVSTAHGDEALERIAAAVPAAARAAAAARPDADDGPPASEPDT comes from the coding sequence GTGCCCACCGCATCCGAGCGGCTCTTCGCCCGGGCTCAGCAGGTGACACCTGGCGGGGTCAACTCGCCGGTCCGGGCCTTTCGGGCGGTTGGCGGCACCCCACGGTTCATCACCCGGGCCCACGGCCCCTACCTCGTCGACGTCGACGGCCGCGAGTACGTCGACCTCATCGGCTCGTGGGGGCCGATGATCCTCGGTCACGCCCACCCCGAGGTCGTGGCCGCGGTGCAGGCGGCGGTCGCGGCGGGGACCTCGTACGGCACGCCCACGGTGCCCGAGGTGGAGCTGGCCGAGGAGATCGTCGCGCGAACCCCGGTCGACCGTGTGAGATTCGTCTCGTCCGGCACCGAGGCGACCATGTCGGCGATCCGGTTGGCACGGGCCGTGACCGGGCGGGCGAAGATCGTCAAGTTCGCCGGCTGCTACCACGGTCACGTCGACGCGCTCCTGGCCTCGGCCGGATCCGGCGTCGCGACGTTCGGTCTCCCTGACTCGCCCGGCGTCACTCCTGCGCAGGCCGGCGACACCCTCGTGCTCCCGTACAACGACCGGGAGGCGGTGCGCGCGGCGTTCGAGCGGTACGGCACGGAGATCGCCGCCCTCATCACCGAGGCGGCTCCCGGCAACATGGGCGTCGTCCCGCCGGAGGACGGGTTCAACGCGTTCCTGGCCCAGGTGTGCCACGACCACGGTGCGCTGTTCATCTCGGACGAGGTCATGACCGGCTTCCGGGCCAGCCGCTCCGGCTGGTACGGCATCGACGGCGTGGTCCCGGACCTCATGACGTTCGGCAAGGTGATGGGCGGAGGCTTCCCAGCCGCGGCGTTCGGCGGGAAGGCGGAGTACATGGAGCAGCTTGCGCCCACCGGCCCCGTCTACCAAGCCGGCACCCTCTCAGGAAACCCGGTCGCCACGACGGCCGGCCTCACCACGCTGCGGCTGGCGACGGAGCAGACCTACACCCAGCTGAACCAGATCGCAGCGAACGTGGCCGACATCGTCTCGTCCGCGTTGACCAAGGAGGGCGTGCCGCACCTGGTCCAGTTCGCCGGCACCCTCTTCAGCGTCTTCTTCGTCGACCCGGAGCGGATACCCAGGGTGCGCGACTTCGACGACGCCCGCTCCCAGGAGCAGCACCGCTTCCGGGCGTTCTTCCATGCCATGCTCGACGGTGGCGTCCACCTTCCGCCGAGCCCGTTCGAGGCGTGGTTCGTCAGCACCGCACACGGCGACGAGGCGCTCGAGCGCATCGCGGCCGCGGTTCCCGCCGCCGCTCGCGCCGCCGCGGCGGCGCGTCCGGACGCCGACGACGGTCCACCCGCAAGCGAGCCCGACACCTGA
- a CDS encoding cytochrome c biogenesis CcdA family protein, protein MVLAAPVALVAGLVSFLSPCVLPLVPGYLSYVTGLSGADLAEGRRGRMVAGALLFVAGFSAVFVSAGALFGAVGTFLAAHTRALTVALGSVTIGLGLVFLGAVPWLQRDLRVHRVPAVGLGAAPLLGVLFGLGWTPCIGPTLGAVATLAVNEATAGRGAVLMVCYALGLGLPFVAVAVGFRRLVGALGWVRRHHVWVTRAGGALLVLVGVLLVTGGWDLLVGPMRQWVSDFSTVV, encoded by the coding sequence ATGGTGCTCGCGGCACCCGTCGCACTCGTGGCCGGGCTGGTGTCGTTCCTCTCGCCCTGCGTCCTGCCCCTCGTGCCCGGCTACCTGTCCTACGTCACCGGCTTGTCGGGCGCCGACCTCGCGGAGGGCCGGCGTGGGCGGATGGTGGCGGGCGCCCTGCTGTTCGTGGCCGGGTTCTCGGCGGTCTTCGTCTCTGCGGGAGCGTTGTTCGGCGCGGTGGGAACCTTCCTGGCCGCTCACACCCGGGCCCTCACCGTGGCGCTCGGGTCGGTGACCATCGGGCTCGGCCTGGTGTTCCTGGGCGCGGTGCCGTGGCTCCAGCGCGACCTGCGGGTGCACCGGGTGCCAGCCGTGGGGCTCGGGGCCGCTCCGCTGCTCGGTGTGCTGTTCGGGCTGGGCTGGACCCCGTGCATCGGTCCGACGCTCGGCGCGGTCGCCACCCTCGCGGTCAACGAGGCGACCGCGGGACGCGGCGCCGTGCTCATGGTGTGCTACGCGCTCGGCCTGGGACTGCCGTTCGTGGCGGTCGCCGTCGGGTTCCGGCGGCTGGTCGGTGCCCTCGGCTGGGTTCGTCGCCACCACGTCTGGGTGACGCGCGCCGGTGGCGCCCTCCTCGTCCTCGTCGGCGTGCTCCTGGTCACCGGTGGGTGGGATCTGCTCGTGGGGCCGATGCGACAGTGGGTCAGCGACTTCTCGACGGTGGTGTGA
- a CDS encoding redox-sensing transcriptional repressor Rex: MSSSRPRRTHDTDARPSRGIPEATVARLPVYLRALTALSERGIATASSEELARAAGVNSAKLRKDLSYLGSYGTRGVGYDVEYLRYQIAREIGLTQDWPVIIVGIGNLGHALANYSGFVSRGFGIVGLLDADPAKVGERVGDHVVRAYSELEDVVREYNVSIGIIATPASAAQEVCDRMVAAGITSVLNFAPVVLNVPPGVDVRKVDLSTELQILAYHEQRKALSARLTKVDGVPAERSSVAP; this comes from the coding sequence GTGAGTTCGTCGCGTCCCCGCCGTACCCATGACACGGACGCGCGGCCGAGTCGCGGGATTCCCGAGGCGACGGTCGCGCGGCTCCCGGTGTATCTCCGCGCGCTGACCGCGCTGTCCGAACGTGGGATCGCGACCGCGTCGAGTGAGGAGCTGGCCCGCGCCGCCGGCGTCAACTCCGCCAAGCTCCGAAAAGATCTCTCCTACCTCGGCTCCTACGGGACCCGCGGCGTCGGTTACGACGTCGAGTACCTCCGCTACCAGATCGCACGGGAGATCGGTCTCACCCAGGACTGGCCCGTGATCATCGTGGGCATCGGAAACCTCGGCCACGCGCTCGCCAACTACTCTGGCTTCGTCTCGCGAGGTTTCGGCATCGTCGGCCTGTTGGACGCCGATCCGGCCAAGGTGGGTGAGCGAGTCGGCGATCACGTCGTCCGCGCATACAGCGAGCTCGAGGACGTCGTTCGCGAGTACAACGTGTCGATCGGGATCATCGCCACGCCGGCGTCGGCCGCACAAGAGGTGTGTGACCGGATGGTCGCCGCGGGCATCACGAGTGTGCTGAACTTCGCCCCCGTGGTGTTGAACGTCCCTCCTGGTGTCGATGTCCGCAAGGTCGACCTGTCCACTGAGCTGCAGATCCTCGCCTACCACGAGCAGCGCAAGGCGCTGTCCGCGCGGTTGACGAAGGTCGACGGTGTGCCTGCCGAGAGGAGTTCCGTCGCCCCATGA
- a CDS encoding histidine phosphatase family protein has product MSPTRTIVHLLRHGEVDNPRKVLYGRLPGYHLSERGRAMAQRVAETVAGRDIVHLVTSPLERAQETAEPIAAALGLTPVVDDRVIEAANVFEGQRFGVGDGALRRPRAWVHLRNPFRPSWGEPYRAIVVRMLAAIADARKAAYGHEALLVSHQLPIWIVRSYVEGRRLWHDPRKRQCTLASLTSFTYDDDRLVAVDYSEPAADLLPAPPSKRTFVAGA; this is encoded by the coding sequence GTGAGTCCTACCCGCACGATCGTGCACCTGCTGCGGCACGGTGAGGTCGACAACCCGCGCAAGGTCCTCTACGGACGTCTGCCCGGCTACCACCTGTCGGAGCGGGGCCGGGCCATGGCCCAACGGGTGGCCGAGACGGTCGCGGGGCGCGACATCGTCCACCTGGTCACCTCGCCGTTGGAGCGGGCGCAGGAGACAGCCGAGCCGATCGCGGCGGCCTTGGGGCTCACGCCGGTCGTGGACGACCGGGTGATCGAGGCAGCCAACGTCTTCGAGGGGCAGCGGTTCGGCGTGGGCGACGGGGCGCTTCGTCGACCACGGGCCTGGGTGCACCTTCGGAACCCGTTCCGGCCGTCGTGGGGCGAGCCGTACCGCGCGATCGTCGTCCGCATGCTCGCCGCGATCGCGGACGCCCGGAAGGCGGCCTACGGGCACGAGGCGCTCCTGGTCTCCCACCAGCTGCCGATCTGGATCGTGCGCTCCTACGTCGAGGGTCGCCGGCTGTGGCACGACCCGCGCAAGCGTCAGTGCACGCTCGCCAGCCTCACGTCGTTCACCTACGACGACGACCGGCTCGTCGCGGTGGACTACTCCGAACCGGCCGCCGACCTGCTGCCAGCTCCACCGTCCAAGCGAACCTTCGTGGCGGGAGCGTGA